TGACATGTCTTATACAGAAGGTTCAAACGTTTTTTgtgttttatttaattttcacCGTTGCCGTTCAATTCTAGTCACAACAAGAAAGTACAAAAATGGCAACAAGTCTTTGGCAACAAAAGTAATATTTGTTGGCAAAATTCAATGTTCGACAATAATTTAGTTTTATTATTGACATATATGATGAAACTTTTAAAAATGAACATTTTTTTTGTcgccaaacaatttaattttgttgtcatatattgacgattgttgcaaaaagtacttttggcatcaacaaaaaagttgttgcacgttgttgcaataatagtggatggaaaaaaTTTTATGCAACAAACTGTTGTTgctaaaagtactttttgcaacaataatcaatactatgacaacaaaaaattTTGTTGGCAAATGTTTCTTTCCATAGCGAGTGAACCAATAATGTGCAACATATAGGGACTACTAGAAGAGAACAATATTATATTATTGTCATATCTAAAATGTGCAAATGAAGGACGGATGCTATGCAACTGCTAGCTCTATAAATTCGACCTTCAATAATAAACTAATGGTAGCAAGCAAATTTCTCCAATATGAAGTCCATTTTCAGTTTCCTCTTGCTTATTATTTCTGTTTGCTTCCCTTCGTGGCCTTTTCATCAACTTTCACTGAGTTTCCCTTCCACCATGAAAATTAATGCACTATTATTGGAGAGAGAAATGAAACATATAGTATGAAAAATCCTTTAAGAAACTAATCTTTGCCCATAAAATAAATGCAATGTTATAATTATATAACTTTACCTAACATTAAGATAGAGATTAGTATTATATAATGAGCAAAACTTATAGAAATGGACAACCATTAGGAAACAATAATAATTCGTGTTTAAAACGTGGCAAGGAATATGTGGATCACTCTATAGATAGAAGTGTTTGtagaggagtcacaactaactcACAAGCAAGCAATACACAAATCAGTGAATCACAGTACGTACGTAGCTTAACTTGACGAAGTGCTTATTCCTCTTATCCCTCTCTTTACTTCCCTTTTTGGCCTTCTCAACAACTTTCACTTCGGATTGACCTCCTCTCAATTTTCCTCAAGTTCTACCATAAATTAGAGACACATGACATGAGTTAGAATCAATgactaagatttaattgactaaaacaaGACCCTAACCATGATttacataattaataacttatccataaatatattagaaTATTTTTTCTCTCTTCCTATTTTACTTTTCCTACCCAGTAAAATATCTTTTCTGATTTACCTGATTATTTTTTGCCACTTATTTATTTTTTGCTACGCAGAAATAGACCCAATTATTCAATTGGTGATATTTTCCGTTTTTTTTTCCAATTATGATGCTCATTAATTCACATAATATAGACCCCATTATTCAATCGACAATGATATATTTCTGAAAGAGTTGTCTATATTCTGAAAAATATATCCATTAAAGAGTTGTCATAATTGAAAAAAAATGGAATATTAAAATAGGAAgagataaaaaatattttaatatatttatggataagttattaattatataaATCATGGTTAGAGCTttgttttagtcaattaaatcttaaCCATTAATTCTAACCCATGCCATTTGTCTCTAATATATGGTAGAACTTGAGAAAAATGGAGAGAAGGGAAATGGAGAGGAGCCCAATCCTTTCACTTCTACCGATTCCATTCTCCTGCCCACTACTGACGACGACATTAATGGTCTTCCTGTCCCCGTCCAGGACCTGCACAGGGACCTGGTCAAGATCGGGGAagagtacattattcatactctCCTTAGTAACGGAAAGATTTACTTAATCTATGTTGAAAACACCACATGCCCAAACGGCATCATCGAGATCTCCGGTTACTATAAGGAAGGCACGCCCGTGAGATTCTTTACTAAGAACCCTACACGTCCTGCACCTTTTAATGTCGTACGCGAAACGAATGACATTAATATCATGTTCTCAGATCCAACTACTACAAGTCTATGTGTTAACGAAAGTGTTTGGAAAGTTAGTGATCCCGACATAAAGGCAAAGGGGCTTAGGTTCGTGGTAACTGGTGGTACTTTAGGAAACATAAGCAGTTGGTTCAAGATTGAGAAATTTAAAACGGAGAGACCAGGTTCTTACAAGTTAACGTATTGTCCAACTTGCAGTATTAACGATTGTGAAGATATGGGCGTGCAAGTCCCACGTCTTGCTCTCACTAACAAGCCTTTATCGTTTGGGTTCAAGAAAGTCAAGAAGAGTGATGCATAGTTGATTTCTCCCGATAATAATTCTTAACCTGCCTTTCTAAATTATGTGCGTGGATCTATCACTTGTCTTATATTTTCGGTAATTCACTCTCTATAATACTACTACTGTTTATGAATAAAGAAGCTAGATTTTGAATTTATTAATCCCCGCTTTGAAATTCTTTTTTACTTCGTCGACTTGGTACTCCCCTTAAAAAACTACTCCTTTCTTCACTTTTCACTTTTACCATAATATCCATAATGATTTGGAGAATAAGTAACCAATGCTAACGGTAAAACACGAAAAATGAGACTTATGTTTTTTTCTTAATATGCTaaagtagacaagtaaaagtgaaaatttatttttagtatatatagtagacaaGTAAAGGTGAACCGAACGA
The nucleotide sequence above comes from Lycium barbarum isolate Lr01 chromosome 3, ASM1917538v2, whole genome shotgun sequence. Encoded proteins:
- the LOC132631327 gene encoding cysteine protease inhibitor 5-like, with the protein product MVELEKNGEKGNGEEPNPFTSTDSILLPTTDDDINGLPVPVQDLHRDLVKIGEEYIIHTLLSNGKIYLIYVENTTCPNGIIEISGYYKEGTPVRFFTKNPTRPAPFNVVRETNDINIMFSDPTTTSLCVNESVWKVSDPDIKAKGLRFVVTGGTLGNISSWFKIEKFKTERPGSYKLTYCPTCSINDCEDMGVQVPRLALTNKPLSFGFKKVKKSDA